From Triticum aestivum cultivar Chinese Spring chromosome 4A, IWGSC CS RefSeq v2.1, whole genome shotgun sequence, a single genomic window includes:
- the LOC123086050 gene encoding uncharacterized protein, producing MEEEKARGLSSAASPLIPPTSSEIDLEAGAGDQLQCRICLETDGRDFIAPCKCKGTSKYVHRDCLDHWRAVKEGFAFSHCTTCKAPYYLRVHVHTDRKWRTLKFRFFVTRDILFIFALVQFVISALAYLVHFIDGYQQYWLRTAWGFDNEVTFYYICGALLFFALLGLSGCFITCYDRRVRSDLAQPCRELCLCCCQPGMCADCHLPGTLCMWTDCTTCFEGCATTAGECGGCLGGAGEAGLPLLLIMGVIVLGLFTVVGIFYSVLVATMVGQRIWQRHYHILAKRMLTKEYVVEDVDGERADWSPPPLPAEHVQQLKSLGLL from the exons ATGGAGGAGGAGAAGGCCAGGGGGTTGTCCTCGGCGGCCTCGCCGCTGATCCCGCCGACATCCTCGGAGATCGACCTCGAGGCCGGTGCCGGGGACCAGCTCCAGTGCCGGATCTGCCTCGAGACCGACG GGAGAGACTTCATCGCGCCCTGCAAGTGCAAGGGGACATCCAAGTACGTGCACCGCGACTGCCTCGaccactggagagcggtcaag GAGGGATTTGCATTTTCTCATTGCACCACCTGCAAGGCTCCTTATTACTTGAGGGTTCATGTCCACACTGACAGGAAATGGCGAACACTAAAGTTTCGTTTCTTTGTTACTAGAGATATATTATTCATCTTTGCTCTAGTCCAGTTT GTTATCTCTGCATTGGCTTATTTGGTACATTTTATTGATGGGTACCAGCAATATTGGCTGAGGACGGCCTGGGGTTTCGATAATGAAGTTACTTTTTATTATATATGTG GagctttgttgttttttgctttactcGGGTTATCAGGATGCTTCATAACGTGTTATGACCGAAGAGTACGGAGTGACTTGGCTCAGCCTTGTCGAGAACTGTGCCTCTGTTGCTGCCAGCCAGG GATGTGTGCAGATTGCCATCTTCCTGGCACACTTTGCATGTGGACTGACTGCACCACATGCTTTGAAGGCTGTGCAACTACAGCCGGGGAGTGTGGTGGTTGCTTGGGAGGTGCAGGGGAAGCAGGGTTACCATTGCTCCTCATCATGGGAGTAATCGTGCTCGGGCTCTTCACGGTTGTCGGCATCTTCTATAGCGTTCTGGTGGCAACTATGGTAGGGCAGAGGATCTGGCAAAGACACTACCACATCCTTGCGAAACGAATGCTAACAAAG GAGTACGTTGTGGAAGATGTTGACGGTGAACGTGCAGATTGGTCTCCGCCGCCACTCCCTGCAGAGCACGTCCAGCAGCTCAAATCCCTGGGACTCCTATAG